In Myxococcus stipitatus, the following are encoded in one genomic region:
- a CDS encoding efflux RND transporter periplasmic adaptor subunit, translating into MNWRRAAVGGALALPLVVGGLVLAKGEGAESPGGAPSAPVPATPVVAADVISRQVADAAEFTGVLAAVHSVELRPRVGGYIESVRFAEGGLVTAGQVLFQLDARTYEAVLARTKADLLQAEERRTLAEKRFERGEKLVAEQAISQGDFDVLVAERAESRARVESAKAAVRAAEIDLQDTRVRAPVSGRVGRALVTQGNLVSGGSANATVLTTVISVEPYYVYFDVDETTYLRFSGASSGARGKDGRVTSVPVRVALRGEEGFSREARLDFLDNQVSAETGTARARAVLPNPDGKLTAGLYARVRLETGAARPTLLIQDQAVATDQKGRYVLVVRGDQTLEQRRVELGPLDGGLRVVRGGLSAGERVVLKGLARPGMKVAPTVVAMADSEHVGGARP; encoded by the coding sequence ATGAATTGGAGACGTGCAGCGGTGGGAGGGGCGTTGGCCCTCCCGCTGGTGGTGGGCGGTCTTGTCCTCGCGAAGGGCGAGGGCGCGGAGTCGCCAGGTGGAGCCCCGAGCGCCCCGGTGCCCGCGACTCCCGTCGTCGCAGCCGACGTCATCAGCCGGCAGGTGGCTGACGCCGCCGAGTTCACCGGCGTGCTCGCGGCGGTGCACAGCGTGGAGCTGCGGCCCCGCGTGGGTGGCTACATCGAGTCGGTCCGCTTCGCCGAGGGCGGGCTCGTCACCGCGGGGCAGGTCTTGTTCCAGCTCGACGCGCGCACCTACGAGGCGGTGCTCGCGCGCACCAAGGCGGACCTGCTCCAGGCCGAGGAGCGGCGCACGCTCGCGGAGAAGCGGTTCGAGCGTGGTGAGAAGCTGGTCGCCGAGCAGGCCATCTCCCAAGGCGACTTCGATGTGCTGGTCGCCGAGCGCGCGGAGTCCCGGGCGCGAGTCGAGTCCGCGAAGGCGGCGGTGCGCGCGGCGGAGATCGACCTCCAGGACACGCGCGTGCGTGCGCCGGTCAGCGGCCGGGTGGGGCGAGCCCTGGTGACGCAGGGCAACCTGGTGAGCGGCGGCAGCGCCAACGCCACGGTGCTCACCACGGTCATCTCGGTGGAGCCGTACTACGTCTACTTCGACGTGGACGAGACGACGTACCTGCGCTTCTCCGGCGCGTCCTCGGGCGCTCGCGGCAAGGATGGCCGGGTCACCTCGGTGCCTGTCCGCGTGGCGCTGAGGGGCGAGGAGGGCTTCTCTCGCGAGGCCCGGCTCGACTTCCTGGACAACCAGGTGTCGGCGGAGACGGGCACGGCGCGGGCTCGGGCGGTGTTGCCCAATCCGGATGGGAAGCTGACGGCGGGGTTGTACGCCCGCGTGCGGCTGGAGACGGGCGCGGCGCGTCCCACCCTCCTCATCCAGGACCAGGCGGTGGCCACGGACCAGAAGGGCCGCTACGTGCTGGTGGTCCGTGGGGACCAGACGTTGGAGCAGCGGCGGGTGGAGTTGGGACCCCTCGATGGGGGCCTGCGCGTGGTGCGCGGGGGCCTGTCGGCGGGTGAGCGGGTGGTCCTCAAGGGGTTGGCCCGGCCGGGCATGAAGGTGGCGCCGACGGTGGTGGCCATGGCCGACTCCGAACATGTTGGAGGCGCACGGCCGTGA
- a CDS encoding multidrug efflux RND transporter permease subunit, with protein MKFAHFFVDRPIFAAVLSVLLLIGGGLSLTQLPLAEYPAVSPPTVVVSAAYPGANPSVIAETVAAPLEQAINGVEGMLYMSSQSTTDGRVALTITFGMEVDADTATVQVQNRVARAIPRLPPEVQRLGVMTEKTSPDMLLVVHLISPDGKLDPLYLSNYAVLQVKDVLQRVSGVGGVGVWGAGEYSMRVWLDPQLLAARNLTASDVVNAIREQNVQVAAGVVGQQPDERSAFQLTVTTQGRLTDEEQFRDIVVKVGEAGQVTRLRDVARVELGANNYSVRARLDGKPAVAIGINQASGSNALDVSAGIRARMEELSKAFPEGMEYRIVYDPTLFVRSSIANVVQTLAEAVVLVVLVVLLFLQTWRASIIPLAAVPVSLVGTAAVMQMMGFSLNTLSLFGLVLSIGIVVDDAIVVVENVERHIEQGSSPKEAARKAMTEVTGPIIAITSVLSAVFIPTAFLGGLTGQFYRQFALTIAISTILSAFNSLTLSPALAGVLLRGHHGPKDGLTRFMEKAFGGWLFRPFNRFFDKASAGYVSLVRRVVRISVVALALYVGLLGLTWLGFKKVPAGFVPMQDKYYLVGLAQLPPASSLERTDAVVKEMSELMLKEKGVANVVAFTGLSINGFVSSPNSAVVFAILDDFEKRKSPDLSANAIAGRLQGKLGGIEEGFAAVFPPPPVPGMGTLAGFKLQVEDRAGLGPEALYSATQALVQKASADPSLTGLMTTFEINVPQLHADVDRVKAKQQGVPLSSVFETLQIQLGSLYVNDFNRFGRTYQVNVQADTKHRKEAEDIGRLQVRNERGGMVPLATLVDVGPSFGPDQVLRYNGYPAADINGAAAPGVSTGQAVAAMERLAAETLPAGMTFEWTDLTYQEKLAGSEGLFVFPLAILLAFLILAAQYNSWTLPLAVLLTVPLALLSALVGVWFVDGDNNIFTQIGLVVLVGLAAKNAILIVEFAKAQEDEGMGVVQAALEACRLRLRPILMTSIAFIMGVVPLALATGAGAEMRQAMGVAVFAGMLGVTLFGLVLTPIFYIVIRKLALRGGERPAAELPAGMSGAGGH; from the coding sequence GTGAAGTTCGCGCACTTTTTCGTCGACCGGCCCATCTTCGCGGCCGTGTTGTCCGTGCTGCTGCTGATTGGCGGCGGCTTGTCCCTCACGCAGTTGCCCTTGGCTGAGTACCCCGCCGTGTCACCGCCCACCGTGGTGGTGAGCGCGGCCTATCCCGGCGCGAACCCCTCCGTCATCGCGGAGACCGTCGCCGCGCCGCTGGAGCAGGCCATCAACGGCGTGGAGGGCATGCTCTACATGTCCTCGCAGTCCACCACCGACGGCCGGGTGGCGTTGACCATCACCTTCGGCATGGAGGTGGACGCCGACACCGCGACGGTGCAGGTGCAGAACCGAGTGGCGCGGGCGATACCGCGCCTGCCTCCAGAGGTGCAGCGGCTGGGCGTCATGACGGAGAAGACGAGCCCGGACATGCTGCTGGTGGTGCACCTGATCTCCCCCGATGGGAAGCTGGACCCGCTCTACCTCTCCAACTACGCGGTGCTCCAGGTGAAGGACGTGCTCCAGCGCGTCTCGGGCGTGGGCGGCGTGGGCGTGTGGGGCGCGGGTGAGTACAGCATGCGCGTCTGGTTGGACCCGCAGCTGCTCGCCGCGCGCAACCTCACCGCGAGCGACGTGGTGAACGCCATCCGCGAGCAGAACGTGCAGGTGGCGGCGGGTGTGGTGGGGCAGCAGCCGGATGAGCGCTCCGCCTTCCAACTCACCGTCACCACGCAGGGGCGGCTCACGGACGAGGAGCAGTTCCGCGACATCGTGGTGAAGGTCGGCGAGGCCGGGCAGGTGACCCGGCTGCGCGACGTGGCCCGGGTGGAGTTGGGCGCCAACAACTACTCGGTGCGCGCCCGGTTGGATGGGAAGCCCGCGGTGGCCATCGGCATCAACCAGGCCTCCGGCTCCAACGCGCTGGACGTGTCCGCGGGAATCCGCGCCCGGATGGAGGAGCTGAGCAAGGCCTTCCCCGAGGGCATGGAGTACCGCATCGTCTACGACCCGACCCTCTTCGTGCGCTCGTCCATCGCCAACGTGGTGCAGACGCTGGCGGAGGCGGTGGTGCTGGTGGTGCTGGTGGTGCTGCTGTTCCTCCAGACGTGGCGCGCCTCCATCATCCCGCTGGCGGCGGTGCCCGTGTCGCTGGTGGGCACGGCGGCGGTGATGCAGATGATGGGCTTCTCGCTCAACACGCTGTCGCTCTTCGGGTTGGTGCTCTCCATCGGCATCGTGGTGGATGACGCCATCGTCGTGGTGGAGAACGTGGAGCGGCACATCGAGCAGGGCTCCAGTCCCAAGGAAGCGGCCCGCAAGGCGATGACCGAAGTGACGGGCCCCATCATCGCGATTACCTCCGTGTTGTCCGCGGTCTTCATTCCCACGGCGTTCCTGGGCGGCCTGACGGGTCAGTTCTACCGGCAGTTCGCGTTGACCATCGCCATCTCCACCATCCTCTCGGCCTTCAACTCGCTCACGCTCAGCCCGGCGCTCGCCGGAGTCCTGCTGCGCGGGCACCATGGCCCCAAGGATGGCCTCACGCGCTTCATGGAGAAGGCGTTCGGCGGCTGGCTCTTCCGTCCCTTCAACCGCTTCTTCGACAAGGCCTCCGCGGGCTACGTGTCGCTGGTGCGGCGGGTGGTGCGCATCAGCGTGGTGGCGCTGGCCCTCTACGTGGGCCTCCTGGGCCTGACGTGGCTGGGCTTCAAGAAGGTCCCCGCGGGCTTCGTCCCCATGCAGGACAAGTACTACCTGGTGGGCCTGGCGCAGCTGCCACCGGCCTCGTCGCTGGAGCGCACGGACGCGGTGGTGAAGGAGATGTCGGAGCTGATGCTGAAGGAGAAGGGCGTGGCCAACGTGGTCGCCTTCACGGGGCTCTCCATCAACGGCTTCGTCAGCTCTCCCAATTCAGCGGTGGTGTTCGCCATCCTGGATGACTTCGAGAAGCGCAAGTCGCCGGACCTGTCGGCGAACGCGATCGCGGGTCGCCTCCAGGGGAAGTTGGGGGGCATCGAGGAGGGCTTCGCGGCCGTGTTCCCTCCGCCTCCGGTGCCGGGCATGGGCACGTTGGCGGGCTTCAAGCTCCAGGTGGAGGACCGCGCGGGTCTGGGGCCGGAGGCGCTCTACTCGGCCACCCAGGCGTTGGTTCAGAAGGCGTCGGCGGACCCCTCGCTGACGGGGCTGATGACGACCTTCGAAATCAACGTGCCCCAGCTCCACGCGGACGTGGACCGGGTGAAGGCGAAGCAGCAGGGCGTCCCGTTGAGCTCCGTCTTCGAGACGCTCCAGATTCAGCTGGGCTCGCTCTACGTGAATGACTTCAACCGCTTTGGCCGCACGTATCAGGTGAACGTCCAGGCGGACACGAAGCACCGCAAGGAGGCGGAGGACATCGGCCGGCTCCAGGTGCGCAACGAGCGGGGCGGCATGGTGCCGTTGGCCACGCTGGTGGACGTGGGGCCGTCGTTCGGTCCGGACCAGGTGCTGCGGTACAACGGGTACCCGGCCGCGGACATCAACGGCGCGGCGGCTCCGGGCGTGAGCACGGGACAGGCCGTGGCGGCGATGGAGCGGCTGGCGGCGGAGACACTCCCGGCGGGGATGACGTTCGAGTGGACCGACCTGACGTACCAGGAGAAGCTCGCGGGCAGCGAAGGGTTGTTCGTCTTCCCGTTGGCCATCCTGCTGGCGTTCCTCATCCTGGCGGCGCAGTACAACAGCTGGACCTTGCCGCTGGCGGTGTTGCTGACGGTTCCGCTCGCGCTGCTCAGCGCTCTGGTGGGCGTGTGGTTCGTGGATGGGGACAACAACATCTTCACGCAGATTGGCCTCGTGGTGTTGGTGGGCCTGGCGGCGAAGAACGCCATCCTCATCGTCGAGTTCGCCAAGGCGCAGGAGGATGAAGGCATGGGGGTGGTGCAGGCGGCGCTCGAGGCGTGCCGGCTGCGTCTGCGGCCCATCCTGATGACCTCCATCGCCTTCATCATGGGTGTGGTTCCGCTGGCGCTGGCCACGGGCGCGGGCGCGGAGATGCGCCAGGCGATGGGCGTGGCGGTGTTCGCGGGCATGCTCGGCGTGACGCTGTTCGGTCTGGTGCTGACGCCCATCTTCTACATCGTCATCCGGAAGCTCGCGCTGCGTGGCGGGGAGCGTCCGGCCGCCGAGCTCCCGGCGGGAATGTCGGGAGCTGGAGGCCACTGA
- a CDS encoding TIGR03118 family protein, giving the protein MKTASTRSLKPRWGKYVLGLSLAAAAIPGVAVAQAPTGLPNSYSKRNLVSDGSEQADRTDNNLVNPWGLTFNPMSFLWVADNGTGKATVYDGNGNAQPIVVNIPLPSGAQAPAGPTGIIFNGTTGFAVKSGANSVPARIIFVTEQGLVAGWNPDAAANDAITAVDNSSSNAVYKGATLANNGSATFLYATDFHNAKVDVFDSNFAATKMPGDFKDPNLPDGFAPFGIQTIQGDIYVTYAKQDDKKHDDVKGAGLGFISVFDANGRFIRRLITRGNLNAPWGMALAPASFGRFSGRLLVGNFGDGTINAYDLATGRLDGQLQDPHGTVIVLKGLWGLSFGNGLKDQPTNALYFTSGPDDEKHGLFGRIETTPAP; this is encoded by the coding sequence ATGAAGACCGCATCGACTCGTTCACTGAAACCGCGGTGGGGGAAGTATGTGCTGGGCTTGTCGCTTGCCGCGGCCGCCATTCCTGGAGTGGCTGTTGCCCAGGCACCAACGGGCCTGCCCAACTCCTACAGCAAGCGGAACCTCGTGTCCGACGGAAGTGAGCAAGCCGACCGCACGGACAACAACCTGGTCAATCCCTGGGGGCTCACCTTCAATCCCATGAGCTTCCTGTGGGTGGCCGACAACGGCACGGGCAAGGCCACCGTCTACGACGGCAATGGCAACGCCCAGCCAATCGTCGTCAACATCCCCCTGCCATCTGGCGCCCAGGCTCCCGCGGGCCCGACGGGAATCATCTTCAACGGCACCACCGGCTTCGCCGTCAAGAGTGGCGCCAACAGTGTCCCCGCCCGCATCATCTTCGTGACGGAGCAGGGCCTGGTCGCGGGCTGGAATCCTGACGCCGCCGCCAACGACGCCATCACCGCCGTGGACAACTCCAGCTCGAATGCCGTCTACAAGGGCGCCACGCTCGCGAACAACGGCTCGGCGACATTCTTGTACGCGACGGACTTCCACAACGCGAAGGTGGACGTCTTCGACAGCAACTTCGCCGCCACCAAGATGCCGGGGGACTTCAAGGACCCCAACCTCCCCGACGGCTTCGCCCCCTTCGGCATCCAGACCATCCAGGGCGACATCTACGTCACCTACGCGAAGCAGGATGACAAGAAGCACGATGACGTGAAGGGCGCGGGGCTGGGGTTCATCAGTGTCTTCGACGCGAACGGCCGGTTCATCCGCCGCCTGATTACCCGAGGCAACCTCAACGCGCCCTGGGGCATGGCGCTCGCCCCGGCCAGCTTCGGCCGCTTCTCGGGGCGCCTGCTCGTCGGCAACTTTGGCGATGGGACCATCAACGCATACGACCTCGCCACGGGGAGGCTGGACGGGCAGCTTCAAGACCCCCATGGGACGGTCATCGTACTGAAGGGCCTGTGGGGCCTGAGCTTCGGCAACGGCCTGAAGGACCAGCCCACCAACGCCCTGTACTTCACGTCGGGCCCCGATGATGAAAAGCACGGCCTGTTCGGCCGCATCGAGACCACCCCAGCCCCCTGA
- a CDS encoding ion transporter, translating into MSRPSEQSPTGGFRARLHTVIFEADTPAGKAFDVALLWVILFSVAAVMLESVASIRAQYATVLSVAEWAFTVIFALEYALRLVAVRRPLDYARSFFGMVDLMAILPSFLSVIFPGAQTLLVIRVLRLLRVFRVLKLGHMLGQAEVLLTALRASRAKIIVFLGVVLSIAVIMGAIMYMVEGERHGFDSIPRSMYWAIVTMTTVGFGDITPKTVLGQFIASVLMIMGYGILAVPTGIVSVELANASRMLPDTQACPGCGKQGHDLDARYCKSCGMALDWASSKTESG; encoded by the coding sequence GTGTCCAGGCCCTCCGAGCAGAGCCCCACGGGCGGTTTCCGTGCCCGCCTTCATACCGTCATCTTCGAGGCCGATACTCCGGCGGGCAAGGCGTTCGACGTGGCCCTGCTGTGGGTCATCCTGTTCAGCGTCGCGGCGGTGATGTTGGAGAGCGTGGCCTCCATTCGAGCCCAGTACGCCACGGTGCTGAGCGTTGCGGAGTGGGCCTTCACCGTCATCTTCGCGTTGGAGTACGCACTGCGGCTCGTGGCTGTCCGCAGGCCGCTGGACTACGCGCGCAGCTTCTTCGGAATGGTGGACCTGATGGCCATCCTCCCGTCCTTCCTGAGCGTCATCTTCCCCGGGGCCCAGACGCTGCTGGTGATTCGTGTGCTGCGGCTGCTCAGAGTCTTCCGGGTGCTGAAGCTGGGTCACATGCTGGGGCAGGCGGAGGTGCTGCTCACCGCGCTTCGCGCGAGCCGGGCGAAGATCATCGTCTTCCTCGGCGTGGTGCTCAGCATCGCCGTCATCATGGGCGCCATCATGTACATGGTGGAAGGGGAGCGGCACGGCTTCGATAGCATCCCGCGCTCCATGTACTGGGCCATCGTGACGATGACGACGGTGGGCTTCGGCGACATCACTCCCAAGACGGTGCTGGGGCAGTTCATCGCGTCGGTGTTGATGATCATGGGCTACGGCATCCTCGCGGTGCCCACGGGCATCGTGTCCGTGGAGCTGGCGAATGCCTCCCGCATGCTCCCGGACACCCAGGCGTGTCCAGGCTGCGGCAAGCAGGGGCATGACTTGGATGCGCGCTACTGCAAGTCCTGTGGAATGGCGCTGGACTGGGCGTCCTCGAAGACCGAGTCGGGGTGA
- a CDS encoding PQQ-dependent sugar dehydrogenase, whose translation MRAFLTTVACTTLLSIAGSAYGQATRKPTDQSGNLAPDRAAGSQQSVPLDEPVPTGAPVETAPPNVPEFKPAFAGQTRAPAVKTRTPFQVTEVASGFNHPWAIAFLPDRRMLVTEKPTGKLFIVTSQGKKSAPVEGLPPVDGRNQGGLLDVEIGPDYATSGLIYWSYYEPREGGNGLAVARAKLVDGAKPRVEGLKVIFRMQPTLDSTLHAGGRLVFTPDGMLFITLGERSVLEGRVQARDLKSDFGKIVRIRPDGSIPQDNPFVGRKDARPEIWSLGHRNILSAALDSRGRLWEVEMGPRGGDELNLIEPGKDYGWPTIGYGEEYSGARIHKSTQGPGMEQPVYYWDPVISPSGMTIYSGDLFPEWKGNFFIGGLSSQALVRLVLKNDRVVGEERLLLDQDSRIREVVQGPEGALYLLTDERNGRLLKLTPR comes from the coding sequence ATGCGCGCATTCCTGACGACCGTGGCCTGTACGACGCTCTTGTCCATCGCGGGGAGCGCGTATGGGCAAGCCACTCGGAAACCCACGGACCAGAGCGGAAACCTGGCCCCGGACCGCGCTGCCGGCAGTCAGCAGTCGGTTCCCCTCGATGAGCCGGTGCCCACCGGGGCGCCCGTCGAGACGGCGCCTCCCAACGTGCCCGAGTTCAAACCCGCCTTCGCGGGGCAGACGCGCGCTCCGGCCGTCAAGACGCGCACACCCTTCCAGGTCACCGAGGTGGCCTCCGGCTTCAATCACCCCTGGGCCATTGCGTTCCTGCCGGACCGGCGCATGTTGGTGACGGAGAAGCCGACGGGGAAGCTCTTCATCGTCACATCGCAGGGCAAGAAGTCCGCGCCCGTCGAGGGCCTGCCTCCGGTGGATGGCCGCAACCAGGGTGGGTTGCTCGATGTGGAAATCGGGCCCGACTACGCGACCAGCGGCCTCATCTACTGGAGCTATTACGAGCCGCGCGAGGGCGGCAATGGGCTCGCGGTGGCGCGCGCGAAGCTGGTGGACGGCGCGAAGCCCCGAGTCGAGGGACTGAAGGTCATCTTCCGCATGCAGCCGACGCTCGACTCGACGTTGCACGCGGGAGGCCGCCTCGTCTTCACCCCGGACGGCATGTTGTTCATCACGCTGGGCGAGCGCTCCGTCCTCGAGGGGCGAGTCCAGGCGCGCGACCTGAAGAGCGACTTCGGGAAGATTGTCCGCATCCGTCCGGATGGCTCCATTCCCCAGGACAACCCGTTCGTCGGTCGCAAGGACGCGCGGCCGGAAATCTGGTCGCTGGGCCATCGCAACATCCTGTCCGCAGCGCTCGATAGCCGGGGTCGCCTCTGGGAGGTGGAGATGGGGCCTCGCGGTGGTGACGAACTCAACCTCATCGAGCCGGGCAAGGACTACGGCTGGCCGACCATCGGCTATGGCGAGGAGTACTCAGGTGCGCGCATCCACAAGTCCACGCAGGGGCCGGGCATGGAGCAGCCCGTGTACTACTGGGACCCGGTGATTTCGCCCTCGGGCATGACCATCTACTCGGGGGACCTGTTCCCGGAGTGGAAGGGCAACTTCTTCATCGGCGGCCTGTCCAGCCAGGCACTGGTGCGACTGGTCCTCAAGAATGACCGCGTCGTGGGCGAGGAGCGGTTGCTCCTGGACCAGGACTCGCGCATCCGCGAAGTCGTCCAGGGCCCCGAGGGCGCGCTCTACCTGCTCACCGACGAGCGCAATGGACGGCTGCTCAAGCTGACGCCGCGCTGA
- a CDS encoding 2OG-Fe(II) oxygenase, with protein MSAPARVKRMVRGPSVENRLASLDWESLSSDLDTRGCAMLSAMLTPEECSMLAGLYASDAPFRSRVVMSRHGFGRGEYKYFAYPLPDLVARLRHGLYPGLAAIANRWHEAMRIDTRYPETHEAYLQRCHQAEQPRPTPLLLQYGEGDYNCLHQDLYGDEVFPLQVAFLLAEPERDFTGGEFVLTEQRPRMQSRAEVVPLRQGDGVIFPVHHRPMQGTRGTYRVNMRHGVSRIRSGHRHTVGIIFHDAR; from the coding sequence ATGAGCGCCCCCGCTCGCGTGAAGCGGATGGTGCGAGGGCCCTCCGTCGAGAATCGGCTGGCGTCGCTCGACTGGGAGTCCCTGTCCTCCGACCTGGATACACGGGGCTGCGCGATGTTGAGCGCGATGCTGACGCCCGAGGAGTGCTCGATGCTCGCCGGGCTCTACGCGTCGGATGCTCCGTTCCGCAGCCGGGTCGTCATGTCGAGGCACGGCTTCGGGCGAGGCGAGTACAAGTACTTCGCCTATCCGCTCCCCGACCTCGTGGCGCGCTTGCGGCATGGGCTCTATCCAGGGCTCGCCGCCATCGCGAACCGCTGGCACGAGGCCATGCGCATCGACACACGTTACCCAGAGACACACGAGGCCTATCTCCAGCGGTGTCATCAAGCGGAGCAGCCCCGGCCGACTCCACTGCTGCTCCAGTACGGAGAAGGGGACTACAACTGTCTGCACCAGGACCTCTACGGCGACGAGGTGTTCCCCCTCCAGGTGGCCTTCCTCCTGGCGGAGCCTGAGCGCGACTTCACGGGGGGCGAGTTCGTGCTCACCGAACAGCGTCCCCGCATGCAGTCCCGCGCGGAGGTGGTGCCTCTGCGGCAAGGGGATGGCGTCATCTTTCCGGTCCACCATCGCCCCATGCAGGGGACTCGGGGCACGTATCGCGTCAACATGCGCCACGGTGTCAGCCGCATCCGCTCCGGGCATCGCCACACGGTGGGCATCATCTTCCACGACGCCCGCTGA
- a CDS encoding glutaminase, whose protein sequence is MHDFQSILNEVMAAVRPVVGQGRVANYIPALASVDPSRFGMALATVDGELFGVGDWRVPFSVQSISKVFALALTLARDGDALWRRVGKEPSGNPFNSLVQLEYEQGVPRNPFINAGALVITDRLLSLTGDSRGAVRELLRAESGNPAIDFDPVVAASEAEHGHRNSALAHFMKSYGNIENSVPLVLEHYFWQCSLSMSCADLARACGFLARHGQMANGTRLLTRSQAKQVNAVMLTCGTYDAAGEFAYRVGLPCKSGVGGGIIAVIPNRCGLCVWGPGLDSHGNSVAGVEALDRFTTLTGLSVF, encoded by the coding sequence ATGCACGACTTTCAGTCGATTCTCAACGAAGTGATGGCGGCGGTGCGGCCGGTGGTGGGGCAGGGACGTGTGGCGAACTACATCCCCGCGCTGGCCTCGGTGGACCCTTCGCGGTTCGGCATGGCGCTGGCGACCGTCGATGGAGAGCTCTTCGGCGTGGGGGATTGGCGCGTGCCCTTCTCCGTGCAGAGTATCTCCAAGGTGTTCGCGCTTGCGTTGACGCTGGCTCGAGACGGTGACGCCCTCTGGCGCAGGGTGGGCAAGGAGCCCTCCGGCAATCCGTTCAACTCGTTGGTGCAGCTCGAGTACGAGCAGGGCGTGCCTCGCAACCCCTTCATCAACGCGGGCGCCCTGGTCATCACGGACCGGCTGCTCAGCCTCACGGGGGATTCGCGCGGCGCGGTGCGGGAGCTCCTCCGGGCGGAGAGCGGAAACCCGGCCATCGACTTCGACCCGGTGGTCGCCGCGTCGGAAGCGGAGCATGGCCACCGCAACTCCGCGCTCGCTCACTTCATGAAGAGCTACGGCAATATCGAGAACTCCGTGCCGCTCGTCCTGGAGCACTACTTCTGGCAGTGCTCGCTGTCGATGAGCTGCGCGGACCTGGCTCGTGCCTGTGGTTTCCTCGCGCGTCACGGTCAGATGGCCAATGGCACGCGGCTGCTCACGCGCAGCCAGGCCAAGCAGGTCAACGCGGTGATGCTCACCTGTGGCACCTACGACGCCGCGGGAGAGTTCGCGTATCGCGTGGGCCTGCCCTGCAAGAGTGGCGTTGGCGGCGGCATCATCGCCGTCATCCCCAATCGCTGTGGCCTGTGTGTCTGGGGGCCGGGGTTGGACTCACACGGCAACTCCGTCGCCGGTGTGGAAGCCCTGGACCGGTTCACGACGCTGACCGGGCTCTCGGTGTTCTGA